In Desulfovibrio sp. 86, the following proteins share a genomic window:
- the clpA gene encoding ATP-dependent Clp protease ATP-binding subunit ClpA produces the protein MLSKSVQSVIRDALMEAHRRRHDLLTVEHVLFALTNSMRGRILLEGSGASVAVLREQLEEFFNREMEVVPLAGNHEVAQTEGVQRVLERALSHIRSAGRDTVELGDLLISIMDEEESYAHYYLRKQGVERLDVLTFVSHGMDEGGGSTGAGQGGDADDKEGKADPLAQYAVDLTARAREGKIDPLVGRVTELDRAVEVLCRRRKNNPLFVGDPGVGKTALAEGLALRIVEGNVPEMFAKAQLFALDMGLLLAGTRYRGDFESRLKAVVQRLMEIPDAILFIDEIHTIVGAGSTSGGSMDASNLLKPMLANGDLRCIGSTTYEEFRNHFEKDRALARRFQRIDLTEPNIEECLAILQGLEKRYADFHKVKYSPTALKAMVDLTARHVRDRLLPDKAIDVLDESGAAVHLGRGVQTGARKQPAGGKSAAGGKTARPTVGVADVERIVARMAGIPVRTVSGTERNRLASLETDLKELVFGQDPAIELTVRAILRARAGLGQEQRPAGAFLFYGPTGVGKTEVARSLAKLMGVEFLRYDMSEYMEKHSVSRLIGAPPGYVGFDQGGLLTEAVRKAPYSVVLLDEVEKAHPDIFNVLLQVMDYATLTDNTGRKTDFSHVVLIMTSNAGAFDMSRPAMGFGGASRQDAAHKGLKAVENTFSPEFRNRLDALVPFGSLTEDMMLRIVDKFVGEITHSLEQRNVQLDLSLSARQWLARKGFDPAMGARPLRRLLRTELEDKLAHELLFGSLSKGGSARLDVVDDALVLEAMGAAVKTHARGATAGKTKNAKSAAADTTEKSGSAKGKAGTSGKSDKSGKPGKSGTPEKSGGKSRARSKAGSSATAENQGKAETQGRAGAAKSEKAAKKPPKSKV, from the coding sequence ATGTTGAGCAAGAGTGTTCAAAGCGTCATTCGTGACGCCCTTATGGAAGCGCACCGGCGTCGCCACGACCTGCTGACTGTGGAGCATGTTCTTTTTGCTCTCACCAACAGCATGCGCGGGCGTATTCTGCTTGAGGGCAGCGGGGCCAGTGTGGCCGTGCTGCGCGAGCAGCTTGAAGAATTTTTTAACCGCGAAATGGAAGTCGTGCCTCTGGCTGGCAATCATGAAGTGGCCCAGACAGAAGGCGTACAGCGCGTGCTTGAACGCGCCTTGAGCCATATCCGTTCCGCCGGGCGCGACACCGTGGAACTGGGCGATCTGCTCATTTCCATCATGGATGAAGAAGAAAGCTATGCCCATTACTATCTGCGCAAGCAGGGCGTGGAGCGTCTGGATGTGTTGACCTTCGTGTCGCACGGCATGGACGAAGGCGGCGGCTCCACGGGCGCTGGCCAGGGCGGCGACGCTGACGACAAGGAAGGCAAGGCCGATCCTTTGGCCCAGTATGCCGTTGATCTTACCGCCCGCGCCCGCGAGGGCAAGATAGACCCCCTGGTGGGGCGCGTGACCGAGCTTGACCGCGCGGTGGAAGTGTTGTGCCGTCGCCGCAAAAACAATCCGCTTTTTGTGGGCGATCCCGGCGTGGGCAAGACAGCTCTGGCCGAAGGGCTGGCTTTGCGCATTGTTGAGGGCAACGTGCCGGAAATGTTCGCCAAGGCCCAGTTGTTTGCCCTGGATATGGGGCTTTTGCTGGCGGGCACCCGCTACAGGGGCGACTTTGAAAGCCGCCTCAAGGCTGTGGTGCAGCGTTTGATGGAAATTCCGGACGCCATTTTGTTTATTGACGAAATTCATACAATCGTTGGGGCGGGCTCCACATCCGGCGGCTCCATGGACGCCTCCAACCTGCTCAAGCCCATGCTGGCCAACGGCGATCTGCGCTGTATCGGCTCCACGACCTATGAAGAGTTTCGCAACCACTTTGAAAAAGACCGTGCTCTGGCCCGGCGGTTCCAGCGCATAGACCTTACGGAACCGAACATTGAGGAATGCCTCGCCATCCTTCAGGGGCTTGAAAAGCGCTATGCCGACTTCCACAAGGTCAAGTACAGCCCGACGGCCCTCAAGGCCATGGTCGATCTGACGGCCAGGCATGTGCGCGACCGCCTGCTGCCTGACAAGGCCATTGACGTGCTGGACGAATCCGGCGCAGCCGTCCACCTTGGGCGTGGCGTGCAGACCGGCGCGCGCAAGCAGCCTGCGGGCGGCAAATCCGCTGCGGGCGGCAAGACTGCGCGCCCCACTGTGGGCGTGGCCGATGTGGAGCGCATTGTGGCGCGCATGGCGGGCATTCCCGTGCGTACCGTGTCCGGCACGGAACGCAACCGTCTTGCGTCGCTTGAAACAGACCTCAAGGAACTTGTGTTTGGCCAGGATCCGGCCATCGAGCTTACGGTGCGGGCCATCCTGCGCGCCCGTGCGGGGCTTGGTCAGGAGCAGCGCCCGGCAGGGGCCTTTCTGTTCTATGGCCCCACCGGCGTGGGCAAGACAGAAGTGGCCCGCAGCCTTGCCAAGCTCATGGGCGTGGAGTTTCTGCGCTATGACATGAGCGAGTATATGGAAAAGCACTCGGTGTCGCGTCTTATCGGCGCGCCTCCGGGATATGTGGGCTTCGATCAGGGCGGCCTGCTCACCGAGGCCGTGCGTAAGGCCCCGTATTCCGTAGTGCTGCTGGACGAAGTGGAAAAGGCCCATCCCGACATCTTCAACGTGCTGCTTCAGGTGATGGACTACGCCACCCTGACCGACAATACGGGCAGGAAAACGGACTTCTCGCACGTGGTCCTGATCATGACCTCCAATGCCGGGGCCTTCGACATGTCGCGCCCGGCCATGGGGTTTGGCGGAGCGTCGCGGCAGGATGCGGCCCACAAGGGCCTCAAGGCTGTGGAAAATACCTTCAGCCCCGAATTCCGCAACAGGCTCGACGCTCTCGTGCCTTTTGGCAGCCTGACCGAGGACATGATGCTGCGCATTGTGGACAAGTTTGTCGGGGAAATCACCCACAGCCTTGAACAGCGGAACGTGCAGCTTGATCTGAGCCTGAGCGCCCGGCAATGGCTGGCTCGCAAGGGCTTTGACCCCGCCATGGGCGCAAGGCCGTTGCGGCGTCTGCTGCGTACGGAGCTGGAAGACAAGCTGGCCCACGAATTGCTGTTCGGCTCGCTCTCCAAGGGGGGCAGCGCGCGGCTTGATGTTGTGGATGACGCGCTTGTGCTCGAAGCGATGGGTGCGGCAGTAAAGACGCACGCCAGGGGGGCCACGGCCGGAAAGACGAAGAACGCCAAATCCGCCGCTGCCGACACGACTGAAAAGTCCGGCAGCGCCAAGGGCAAGGCTGGCACGTCCGGTAAATCGGACAAGTCTGGCAAGCCCGGTAAATCCGGCACGCCAGAAAAATCCGGCGGCAAGTCCCGCGCCAGGAGTAAAGCGGGCTCTTCCGCCACGGCGGAAAACCAGGGCAAAGCGGAAACCCAGGGCAGGGCTGGCGCTGCAAAAAGTGAAAAAGCAGCCAAGAAGCCGCCCAAGAGCAAGGTTTGA
- the clpS gene encoding ATP-dependent Clp protease adapter ClpS, whose amino-acid sequence MPVSNENQNGGESQVIVEKKLKEPDRYRVLLHNDDYTSMDFVVAVLCSIFHKSTEEATVIMLQIHQQGVGQCGVYTHEVAETKVKRVHQAAQAAGFPLKCTMEKIY is encoded by the coding sequence ATGCCCGTTTCTAACGAGAACCAGAATGGCGGCGAAAGCCAGGTCATTGTGGAAAAAAAATTGAAGGAGCCCGACCGCTATCGGGTGCTCCTGCACAACGATGATTACACCAGTATGGACTTTGTGGTGGCTGTATTATGCAGCATCTTTCACAAATCCACGGAAGAGGCCACTGTCATCATGCTGCAAATACACCAGCAAGGCGTGGGACAGTGCGGTGTATACACCCATGAAGTAGCTGAGACCAAGGTGAAAAGGGTTCATCAGGCGGCCCAGGCTGCGGGATTCCCCCTCAAATGCACCATGGAAAAAATTTATTGA
- a CDS encoding class IV adenylate cyclase, whose product MALEVERKFLDVDLDELRNRLREQGARCLGAHFEGNTVFDTPEGDLFSSGRLLRLRSQEWPDKSRCVLTLKLPAAAPTGAEHCKVRDEREVGVADAAAMRRILEGLGYSPTARYEKVREPWHLNGVEVELDILSFMQGAELEGPAEAINAVQKSLGLDKVTISTKNYHQLHQDWLHRNNLPPRRSFVFDETQRRAWRRQLGLPDEDCPIIP is encoded by the coding sequence ATGGCCCTGGAAGTGGAACGTAAATTTCTGGATGTTGATCTGGACGAGCTGCGCAACCGGCTGCGAGAGCAGGGCGCGCGCTGCCTTGGCGCGCACTTTGAGGGCAATACGGTTTTTGACACGCCGGAGGGCGATCTTTTTTCCAGCGGGCGGCTGCTGCGCCTGCGCAGCCAGGAGTGGCCCGACAAGTCCCGCTGCGTGCTGACCCTCAAGCTGCCCGCTGCGGCCCCCACCGGGGCGGAGCACTGCAAGGTGCGCGATGAGCGCGAGGTGGGGGTGGCTGATGCCGCTGCCATGCGTCGCATCCTCGAAGGCCTTGGCTACAGCCCCACAGCGAGGTATGAGAAGGTCCGCGAGCCCTGGCACCTGAACGGCGTGGAAGTGGAACTGGATATTCTGTCCTTCATGCAGGGGGCGGAACTGGAAGGCCCGGCAGAGGCCATCAATGCCGTTCAAAAAAGCCTGGGCCTTGACAAGGTGACGATCAGTACCAAGAATTATCATCAGCTGCATCAGGATTGGCTGCACCGCAACAACCTGCCCCCCAGACGATCCTTTGTGTTTGACGAAACGCAGAGGCGGGCATGGCGGCGGCAGCTGGGGCTGCCGGATGAAGACTGCCCCATTATCCCCTGA
- the radA gene encoding DNA repair protein RadA has protein sequence MAKLREIYVCSSCGAQTMQWRGQCPGCHEWNTLQASVQARSAGKARASVSVSGETPAGRPVSLRDVEDSGYEPYGSGLQALDRVLGNGLVPGAAILVGGEPGIGKSTLLLQVAGLVAAEMAARDRPVLYASGEESLPQIKGRAERLGMLDANLLALATSRVEDVVEAANAQNPALLVVDSVQTLTSLEAEGLPGNVSQVRAVATSLLELCRRLGCTLILVGHVTKDGVLAGPRLLEHMVDTVISLEGDRRQMFRLLRVFKNRFGPNEELLVFRMGQQGMQIVDDPSTFFLGQRDATLSGTAVVMAVDGQRPLAVEVQALVSRTFLSIPRRAALGFDVGRLHLLLAVLEKRLKLNFGQVDIYAKVGGGMKLNEPGLDLALVAAVLSSYYDVPLPEKCVLWGEVDLNGQIRPVAAQELRLTQARRLGFDPIVHPGDDKGGIATIAALQQRLFHRRQRPEE, from the coding sequence ATGGCGAAACTACGTGAAATATATGTATGCTCTTCCTGCGGGGCACAGACCATGCAATGGCGGGGGCAGTGCCCCGGCTGCCATGAGTGGAATACGCTGCAGGCGTCCGTGCAGGCGCGCTCCGCTGGCAAGGCGCGCGCGTCTGTATCTGTAAGTGGCGAGACTCCTGCCGGGCGTCCCGTATCCCTGCGCGATGTGGAGGATTCCGGTTACGAACCCTACGGCAGCGGCCTGCAGGCGCTGGACAGGGTGCTGGGCAACGGGCTTGTGCCCGGAGCGGCCATTCTTGTGGGCGGCGAGCCCGGCATAGGAAAATCCACGCTTTTATTGCAGGTGGCAGGGCTTGTGGCCGCAGAGATGGCCGCCAGAGACCGTCCAGTGCTCTATGCCAGCGGCGAAGAGTCTTTGCCGCAGATCAAGGGCCGGGCGGAGCGCCTTGGCATGCTTGACGCAAATCTGCTGGCGCTCGCCACGTCCCGCGTGGAAGACGTGGTGGAGGCCGCCAACGCGCAGAATCCGGCCCTGCTTGTGGTGGACTCTGTGCAGACCCTCACCAGCCTTGAGGCCGAGGGCCTGCCGGGCAACGTCAGTCAGGTGCGGGCTGTGGCCACGTCCCTGCTGGAACTCTGCCGCCGCCTCGGTTGCACCCTCATTCTGGTGGGTCATGTGACCAAGGACGGCGTGCTCGCCGGACCGCGCCTGCTGGAGCATATGGTGGACACGGTCATTTCGCTTGAAGGCGACCGCCGTCAGATGTTCCGCCTGTTGCGCGTGTTCAAGAACCGCTTTGGCCCCAACGAGGAACTGCTGGTTTTCCGCATGGGGCAGCAGGGCATGCAGATCGTTGACGACCCCTCCACCTTCTTTCTGGGTCAGCGCGACGCCACGCTGTCCGGCACTGCCGTAGTCATGGCCGTGGATGGTCAGCGCCCGCTTGCCGTCGAGGTGCAGGCCCTTGTGTCCCGAACCTTTTTGAGCATTCCGCGCCGGGCGGCCCTCGGTTTTGACGTGGGGCGGCTGCACCTGCTGCTGGCTGTTCTGGAAAAACGTCTTAAACTCAATTTCGGGCAGGTGGATATTTACGCCAAGGTGGGCGGCGGCATGAAACTCAACGAGCCGGGGCTGGACCTTGCGCTGGTGGCGGCCGTGCTTTCGTCGTATTATGACGTGCCTCTGCCGGAAAAATGCGTGTTGTGGGGCGAGGTGGACCTCAACGGTCAGATACGGCCCGTGGCCGCGCAGGAATTGCGCCTCACCCAGGCCCGTCGGCTGGGCTTTGACCCCATTGTGCACCCTGGCGACGACAAGGGCGGCATTGCCACCATCGCGGCCCTGCAACAGCGTCTTTTTCACCGACGCCAGAGGCCGGAGGAATAG
- a CDS encoding DUF3426 domain-containing protein, protein MEVRCPNCSSRFNLPEQFAKAGTKLRCTVCKTVFAFDPAEQLATQGPLPDMPVKGRGRLGKILGALLLVLVCAGGGYGYFKYFAATPASPPTEQELAKKVELLTMRNVRQYYVDNEKVGKVFVIEGKVVNEFPDPKELVSVEAAIYDKDKKTLATKKQLGGVQLSLFQLQVLSEKEMESFLNNKVEILTNNTNVPHGGEVPFMVLFYAPPEGIAEFGVRIVDVKDVPAQDKDAAKAQ, encoded by the coding sequence ATGGAAGTAAGATGTCCCAATTGCTCAAGCCGCTTTAACCTGCCGGAGCAATTTGCCAAAGCGGGCACAAAGCTGCGCTGCACGGTTTGCAAAACTGTTTTTGCTTTTGACCCGGCGGAACAGCTTGCGACTCAGGGCCCGTTGCCGGACATGCCGGTCAAGGGGCGGGGGCGGCTTGGAAAAATCCTGGGAGCGCTGCTGCTGGTTCTGGTATGCGCTGGCGGCGGCTATGGATATTTCAAGTATTTTGCGGCCACCCCGGCGAGCCCGCCCACAGAGCAGGAATTGGCCAAAAAGGTGGAATTGCTCACCATGCGCAATGTGCGCCAGTACTATGTGGATAATGAAAAAGTCGGCAAGGTCTTTGTCATTGAAGGCAAGGTCGTTAACGAATTTCCTGATCCCAAGGAACTGGTGTCTGTTGAGGCGGCCATTTACGATAAAGATAAAAAAACGCTGGCCACCAAGAAGCAACTGGGCGGCGTGCAGCTTTCGCTTTTTCAGTTGCAGGTGTTGAGCGAAAAGGAAATGGAATCCTTCCTCAACAACAAGGTGGAGATTCTGACCAACAATACCAATGTGCCGCATGGCGGCGAGGTTCCCTTTATGGTGCTGTTTTATGCGCCGCCCGAGGGCATCGCCGAGTTTGGCGTGCGGATTGTTGACGTCAAGGATGTGCCTGCGCAGGATAAGGACGCGGCGAAAGCCCAGTAG
- the hpt gene encoding hypoxanthine phosphoribosyltransferase → MSKGGHEIKVKELKTVYSAELIAQRVKELAAEIDAHYGQEPLVAVCVLKGGFVFFSDLVRALHNKNLELDFVRLSSYGKSSSSTKHVIFNKDVEIDICDKHVLIVEDIVDSGYSMRFLLGQFAARKARSLRLAALVDKNERREIDVHVDFAGFKLTEGFIVGYGLDYAEHYRNLPGIFEIIPE, encoded by the coding sequence ATGTCGAAGGGTGGGCATGAGATCAAAGTCAAAGAATTGAAAACCGTTTACAGCGCGGAGTTGATTGCCCAAAGGGTAAAAGAACTGGCAGCTGAGATTGACGCTCATTATGGCCAGGAACCCTTGGTGGCCGTATGTGTTCTCAAGGGCGGCTTTGTCTTCTTCAGCGATCTGGTACGCGCTTTGCACAATAAGAATCTGGAGCTGGATTTTGTGCGCCTGTCCAGCTACGGCAAGTCGTCGTCCTCCACCAAGCATGTCATTTTCAACAAGGATGTAGAGATTGACATTTGCGACAAGCATGTGCTGATAGTGGAAGACATAGTGGACAGCGGGTACAGCATGCGTTTTCTGCTTGGGCAGTTTGCCGCCCGCAAGGCCCGCAGCCTGCGTTTGGCTGCCCTGGTCGACAAGAATGAAAGGCGTGAAATTGACGTACACGTTGACTTTGCCGGCTTCAAGCTGACAGAAGGTTTCATTGTTGGTTATGGTCTCGATTATGCAGAACACTATCGTAATCTGCCTGGTATTTTTGAGATCATACCTGAATAA